A genomic window from Cotesia glomerata isolate CgM1 linkage group LG7, MPM_Cglom_v2.3, whole genome shotgun sequence includes:
- the LOC123269389 gene encoding metalloendopeptidase OMA1, mitochondrial-like, producing MLTLRWVLLINRKQIVRQSAVKLTVLRTSALGNNCYQFHLSRSLYNESSSSLAKISQRGLLRINNSVLNTTPRRHISPAVALLIRPLTRIGALLFGRFFRKWWAKKTSEEKKLYIDWVSKQRQKIYGALGFLMTSLFMFYIMNIEVDPLTGRSRFIIMTSNQQKVLGRLTFENYLENFKDFIVPTTHPAYKRLLRVVNRILEANQDLPQVKEREWTLSVIDKDDPNAYVLPGGNIFVHIGALKLTENDDQLAIIIAHEVAHVLLQHPIEQISRNLLQDILMAVPIAVVWALFPDLLALLLQALGINMFDILVTYPYSRKLENEADNIGLQLAAKACYDVRHAVVLWGIMRTLAELNIKPEVVPWLNTHPNHEDREKNLTKQLPLAIATRQQSGCPILNPADPIKYFNSLSLKEREIKMERRGFVQSKILL from the exons atgttGACGTTAAGATGGGTGTTGTTGATAAATAGAAAACAAATTGTTAGACAAAGTGCGGTGAAATTGACAGTTCTCCGTACTAGCGCACTAGGAAATAATTGTTATCAGTTTCATCTGTCACGGTCATTATACAATGAATCATCGTCATCATTAGCCAAAATTAGTCAGCGTGGATTGCTCAGGATAAATAATAGTGTTTTAAATACAACACCTCGCCGACATATTTCACCGGCAGTCGCCTTATTGATAAGACCGCTCACGAGAATTGGCGCATTGTTGTTTGGAAGATTCTTCAGAAAATGGTGGGCCAAGAAAACTTCAGAGGAAAAGAAATTGTATATAGACTGGGTCTCGAAGCAACGGCAAAAAATATAcg gGGCCCTAGGATTTCTTATGACGAGTCTTTTTATGTTCTACATAATGAATATTGAAGTTGATCCCTTGACTGGAAGATccagatttattattatgacttCCAATCAACAAAAAGTTCTCGGAAGACTTACTTTTGAAAAT tatttggAGAACTTTAAAGACTTTATAGTACCTACCACGCATCCAGCGTACAAAAGACTATTAAGAGTAGTAAATAGAATACTAGAAGCTAATCAAGATTTACCTCAAGTTAAAGAAAGAGAATGGACGTTATCTGTAATTGATAAGGATGATCCAAACGCTTATGTCTTACCA GGTGGAAATATTTTCGTTCACATAGGAGCATTAAAATTAACTGAAAATGATGATCAACTGGCTATTATAATAGCTCACGAGGTCGCTCATGTTCTTCTACAACATCCT ATTGAACAGATTTCTAGAAATCTACTCCAAGATATTTTGATGGCTGTACCCATCGCTGTAGTATGGGCACTGTTTCCTGATCTATTGGCACTGTTACTCCAAGCACTTGGAATAAATATGTTTGATATCCTCGTAACGTACCCATACAGCAGAAAGCTAGAAAATGAAGCTGATAACATCGGACTGCAGTTGGCTGCCAAAGCTTGTTATGATGTACGACACGCTGTCGTACTGTGGGGAATAATGAGGACGCTTGCGGAATTAAACATAAAACCTGAAGTTGTTCCTTGGCTCAATACGCATCCTAATCATGAAGACCGAGAGAAAAATTTGACTAAACAATTACCTCTAGCGATTGCCACCAGACAGCAGTCAgga TGTCCAATACTGAATCCAGCTGATCCaattaaatactttaattCACTGAGTCTTAAAGAGCgagaaataaaaatggaaAGAAGAGGTTTCGTGCAATCAAAGATACTGTTATAA